The nucleotide sequence GGAGGAGTATACCGTTTTCGACTTCTCCTCAACACCAACCGTCTAAGACAATAACTTCAAACCATCTAGCTTTATGAGGTCATCATGCAGTTTTTGATTTTGGCACGAATTGCTCCAGGGATTGCAACAGAGCAAGTATTACCTCACGTCAAGGCTGAGGCTGAAGCTGTCTGGCAACGCTATTCGGCAGAGACTGTGCGATCGTTCTATTACATCGCAGACATGAGCGGTGCAGTACTGCTTTGTGAAGCCCCAGATTTGCAGGCAATGCAAGCGATCGCCTCCGAGTTTCCAATGGCAAAAGCTGAGGCTTTAGCATTCGAGATTCTGCCCTTGAAGCCTTACACAGGTCTAGAAGCACTGTTTGCCAAGACGTAGTTTAGCCAGTTGAGAAGACCTCATAGTGAACCTGTGCAAGCGAATTCAGGGGTTTCTCAACTTTCAGAGAACCAACAGCGGAGAAAGGCTACGAGTGACTTTATGGCAATAATGCGGTTGTGCAGGGGAACTTAAGAAAACTACCTGTAAATTACCCTTGGAGAAATTAGGGCATGGCTCAGGAAACATTTCATGATCAGCTCAGCTTAGAAGAACGAGCTGAGGCACTTGGGAAACAAGCACTATTGCATTGATGAGGCAACCAAGCAATTAGTCAAAGAAACCCGTGTTCCCATTCCAGCAGAACGGGGACAACCAGAACGGGTCGATTATGAGTATGAACGCAACGGCACAGCGAACTTGTTTATGGTGAGTGAACCGATGGTGGGATGGCGACGGGTGGAGGTGACAAAGCAACGCACAGCCCTCGATTATGCTCACTTGCTCAAAACCTTAGTTGATGTAGATTACGCCCAAGCAGACAAAGTCATCGTCATTCAAGATAATCTCAACACCCATTCGCCTTCGTCATTGTACAAAGCCTTTGAACCAGAAGAGGCACAGCGAATCTTGGGCCGTGTGGAGTTTTGTCACACGCCCAAGCATGGCAGTTGGTTAAACATGGCTGAAATTGAACTGAGTATTTTGAGTCGTCAATGTTTGGATCGTCGCATTCCTGATATGGACACGCTCAAGCGGGAAGTTACAGCTTGGCAGGATAACCGCAATCATGAGGAAACCTGGATTGACTGGCGCTTTACGACTGCTGATGCCAGGGTGAAATTAAAGCGACTTTACCCGTCTATTAATAATTGACTGAACACTAGTAATGGGAGGGTAGTATTTGGTCTTAAAAGGAGGGAGGAGCTACATCTAAAACCTGCTCCTTTACCCGACTGCCAACCTTAGAACAAAGAAATCAAGAGTAAGGTAGAAATACAAGAGATCACAAAGGTAGCAAGAATGCATAAGACAGGCTCCTGACAAATCTGGTAAACATCCTAACAGAGGTACCCGTTGGACAGTCAGCTTAGCTGCTGGACAACAGGAAACATTTTCCCCTCCAAAAGGAGCTAAAACATGAATAAAATTGCGCTTGTGACAGGTGCTAGTCGTGGATTAGGACGCGCTATTGCTCTACGACTTGCAAAAGACGGAATGACTGTCGTCATACACTATAGTCAAAATCAAACAGCTGCTGACGAAGTTGTATCTGAAATAAAGTCTTTGGGCAGTAAAGCTTTCGCTGTTCAAGCTGACATTTCTAAAACCTCTAGTATTGCCTCGATGTTTGAGGAAATCGATGTGCAACTAGAGACCATTACAGGAGAATGCAAATTTGATGTTCTTGTTAACAATGCAGGTACAGCTATAGCAAAGCCTGTCAATGACTGGACTGAGGAAGATTTTGATTATCAGTTTGCTCTCAATGTGAAAGGGCTTTTCTTTGTCACTCAGTTCGCTATACCGCGTCTTCGAAACAATAGCCGGATCATTAATCTTGGCACTGGCTTGACTCGTTTTTCCTACCCCATTTATGCAGTATATGCAGCTTCTAAAGGTGCCGTAGATGTATTGTCCCAGCATTTGGCTGTTTTACTCGGAGAGCGCGAAATCACTGTGAATACTATTGCTCCAGGAGCTATTGATACAGACCTCAATGCATCCTGGCTGCGCTCTGAGGAAGGGCAACAACAAACCCTTGCTACTTCGGCTATCAAGCGAATTGGTATGCCTGATGACATCGCAGATGTAGTTTCATTCCTCGCGTCAGAGGACAGCCGTTGGGTGACAGGTCAGCGCATTGAAGCTTCAGGCGGTGCGCATCTGTAATTGATTCATAGGCAGTCTAACCAGTTGCTGCACCAGAAAAAATTGTCTGTTAGCTACTGAGGCAATCTGTGTCCGGTGAGCTTGACTGGTAGCTCTCTATGCATAATCGTTATCCGTCTTGAGATAATGGTTTGATGGTTACTGGTAAGTATTAGGGTAATTGAGATTGTGTAAGACGTTTAATTGTTGTTTCGACTGTATTTTTCTCTAAAACATTCTTCTGTGAACTATGGCAGAGCAAAGTTTCATCCTGCAAGAAGATTGGCTCGAAACGGTTCAAATTCAAATGCGAGTGTTCACGGAAGCCCCGGTAGATGGCCTAACGTGGTACGAAGGGTACTCCGATCCTTGTTTAGTTGTTAACTTTAATGCCCAACTTGCAGCCTTTGAAGTAGAAGCAGCCGGGGGAAAAGGTTATAAAGGTCCAATTGTTCCTGGAGATTTTTCATTTCTACCTCCCGGTTCAACTTTTGGTGGGTATTATAAGGGTGCACATATGCGCTATGCCTCTATCACATTTCCTGCTGAGAGCCTAAATCCGCAATTTGCAGATGGAAAGCCGCTTATTATGCACAGCGATCCACTCATCCGAGGATTAGCAGAAGCGTTGTATAGTCAAGGGTATCGCAATGATCCCGATGTAATTTTGTATCGAGAAAGTATCACTAATGCCCTGATTCAACATCTGAGATTGATTCATCTGCATCCTTCAACGTTGGACGAAAGACAACCCATTAACTTTAATCTTCTGGAGAATTACGTTCAATCTAAGCTTGATCAGAAGATCACGATTGCTGAATTGGCAAGCATCGCAGGAACAACGTCACAATTATTGCAACGCATTGTTCGGAAGCAGTTTAATCAATCGGTGTATGAATGGGTGACTACAATGCGATTAAGGCGATCATTAGAACTGCTACGATCTAGCAATCTGAACTTAGCAACAATTGCGCTCGAAACTGGTTTTGCAAATCAATCCCACTGGACTCGGCTATTCCGCCGACAGTTTGGCATCACTCCAGGTAAACTTCGTCAGCATTGAACGGATTGTGACAAATTTGCAGCCGATTGTGATAGCAGTAGTCAGCAATATTTTGTAGATTGGTTACCACTCAGAACTAGGAGTGGCTATGACTCAATCACTTACAGGCAAAGTTGCCGTAATTACAGGTGCATCGAGAAATATGGGACGCGCATTTTCAGAAGCACTAGCTGCCGAAGGTGCATCTATTGTTATTCACTATCGCAACCCTGAAATGAGAACGGAAGCAGAGGATTTAGCAAGCAAAGTGCAGAAGTTGGGCAGTGATGCTCAGATTGCACAAGGTGATTTAACCAACATTTCTGAAATCGAGAAACTGTTTGAAATCACGATGAAACGATTTGGTCGCCTCGATATTCTGATCAACAACGCGGGAATGATCATCAAAAAACCAGTTCTAGAAATTACCGAGGAAGATTACGATCGCATTTTTGCCATCAACTCAAAAGCTGCCTTTTTCTGTATGCGTGAAGCGGCGAAACACATGGCGGATAACGGACGAATTCTGAACTTAGGAACGACTTTGCTTGGTGCAACTACTGGGTATTACTCAATCTACGCAGGAAGCAAAGCACCGCTAGAGGACTTCACTCGTGCTTTAGCCAAAGAAATTGGGCATCGTGGTATTACAGTCAATACTATTGCTCCTGGACCCATCAATACCTCATTTTTTCATCCCGCAGAAACTCCAGAGTCCACAGAGTGGCTCAAACATCAA is from Oscillatoria sp. FACHB-1407 and encodes:
- a CDS encoding helix-turn-helix transcriptional regulator encodes the protein MAEQSFILQEDWLETVQIQMRVFTEAPVDGLTWYEGYSDPCLVVNFNAQLAAFEVEAAGGKGYKGPIVPGDFSFLPPGSTFGGYYKGAHMRYASITFPAESLNPQFADGKPLIMHSDPLIRGLAEALYSQGYRNDPDVILYRESITNALIQHLRLIHLHPSTLDERQPINFNLLENYVQSKLDQKITIAELASIAGTTSQLLQRIVRKQFNQSVYEWVTTMRLRRSLELLRSSNLNLATIALETGFANQSHWTRLFRRQFGITPGKLRQH
- a CDS encoding SDR family oxidoreductase yields the protein MNKIALVTGASRGLGRAIALRLAKDGMTVVIHYSQNQTAADEVVSEIKSLGSKAFAVQADISKTSSIASMFEEIDVQLETITGECKFDVLVNNAGTAIAKPVNDWTEEDFDYQFALNVKGLFFVTQFAIPRLRNNSRIINLGTGLTRFSYPIYAVYAASKGAVDVLSQHLAVLLGEREITVNTIAPGAIDTDLNASWLRSEEGQQQTLATSAIKRIGMPDDIADVVSFLASEDSRWVTGQRIEASGGAHL
- a CDS encoding SDR family oxidoreductase, which gives rise to MTQSLTGKVAVITGASRNMGRAFSEALAAEGASIVIHYRNPEMRTEAEDLASKVQKLGSDAQIAQGDLTNISEIEKLFEITMKRFGRLDILINNAGMIIKKPVLEITEEDYDRIFAINSKAAFFCMREAAKHMADNGRILNLGTTLLGATTGYYSIYAGSKAPLEDFTRALAKEIGHRGITVNTIAPGPINTSFFHPAETPESTEWLKHQSVSGQLGEISDIVPMVKFLVSSEARWVTAQTIFVNGGFLAR